The following are encoded together in the Mycolicibacterium arabiense genome:
- a CDS encoding putative quinol monooxygenase, whose translation MDAGQAFGFLVTLEAIPGRQHDVIEFLKKARQLVEAEHGTRTWYAFRSGSTTFGIFDTFDTADDRGVHLHGEVRAALEEFGDELFSAPPVITPVEVLGSKPRT comes from the coding sequence ATGGACGCAGGACAGGCATTCGGGTTCCTCGTCACGCTCGAGGCGATCCCGGGACGCCAGCACGACGTGATCGAGTTCCTGAAGAAGGCTAGGCAGCTGGTCGAAGCCGAGCACGGCACGCGGACGTGGTACGCCTTCCGTTCGGGGTCAACGACATTCGGGATCTTCGACACCTTCGACACCGCCGACGACCGCGGGGTTCACCTTCATGGCGAGGTCAGAGCCGCGCTCGAGGAGTTCGGCGACGAGTTGTTCAGCGCACCACCGGTGATCACGCCGGTCGAGGTGCTCGGCTCGAAACCACGCACCTGA
- a CDS encoding mycofactocin-coupled SDR family oxidoreductase — MSGRVEGKVAFITGAARGQGRSHALRLAQEGADIIAVDVCGPISSTSVIPPSTPDDLAETADLIKGLNRRVVTAEVDVRDYDSLKAAVDGGVEQLGRLDVIVANAGIGNGGQTLHKTSEQDWQEMIDVNLSGVWKTVKTGVPHLISGGRGGSIVLTSSVGGLKAYPHTGHYIAAKHGVVGLMRTFAVELGEHSIRVNSVHPTNVNTPMFMNEGTMRLFRPDLENPGPDDMAVVAKMMHVLPVGWVEPEDISNAVLFLASDESRYVTGLPVTVDAGSMLK, encoded by the coding sequence ATGAGCGGTCGGGTCGAGGGCAAGGTCGCCTTCATCACGGGTGCAGCGCGCGGGCAGGGGCGCAGCCACGCGCTGCGACTGGCCCAGGAGGGCGCCGACATCATCGCCGTCGACGTGTGCGGGCCAATCAGCAGCACGAGCGTGATCCCGCCGTCGACACCAGACGATCTGGCCGAAACCGCCGATCTCATCAAGGGACTGAACCGCCGCGTCGTCACCGCAGAGGTCGACGTCCGCGACTACGACAGCCTGAAGGCCGCCGTGGATGGCGGCGTCGAACAGCTGGGACGGCTCGACGTCATCGTGGCGAACGCAGGCATCGGCAACGGCGGGCAGACGCTGCACAAGACCAGCGAGCAGGACTGGCAGGAGATGATCGACGTCAATCTCTCGGGGGTGTGGAAGACCGTCAAGACCGGCGTGCCGCACCTGATCTCGGGTGGCCGAGGCGGTTCCATCGTGCTCACCAGTTCGGTCGGGGGTCTCAAGGCGTACCCGCACACGGGCCACTACATCGCGGCAAAGCACGGGGTGGTCGGCCTGATGCGCACGTTCGCCGTCGAACTGGGCGAGCACTCGATCCGGGTCAATTCGGTGCACCCCACCAACGTGAACACGCCGATGTTCATGAACGAGGGCACGATGCGGCTGTTCCGCCCCGATCTGGAGAACCCGGGTCCCGACGACATGGCCGTCGTCGCGAAGATGATGCATGTGCTCCCCGTCGGCTGGGTCGAGCCGGAGGACATCAGCAACGCGGTGCTCTTCCTCGCCTCCGACGAGTCGCGCTACGTGACCGGGCTTCCGGTGACGGTCGACGCGGGCAGCATGCTGAAGTAG
- a CDS encoding TetR/AcrR family transcriptional regulator, whose product MPAASRPKEKDAGARLRLIEATAQIMRDEGYAAATSRRVAALAGVKPALVYYYFDTMDDLFLAVLRAGAEVSLQQMRRALTDDNPLRALWLVNSDPRRTGLNTEFMALANHRKVIGAELKAYAERVRDIETAAVTVALRAHGVDLEAFPPIVISMLLAQMARSLCNEVAIGVTDGHDQMSSFIERFLVQYDASASPGTDR is encoded by the coding sequence ATGCCTGCCGCCAGTAGACCCAAGGAGAAGGACGCAGGCGCGCGCCTGCGCTTGATCGAGGCAACCGCTCAGATCATGCGCGACGAGGGGTATGCCGCGGCGACGTCGCGGAGGGTCGCAGCCCTGGCTGGCGTGAAGCCGGCATTGGTGTACTACTACTTCGACACCATGGACGATCTGTTCCTGGCTGTGCTCCGCGCCGGCGCCGAGGTATCGCTGCAGCAGATGCGACGTGCCCTGACCGACGACAACCCGCTGCGTGCACTGTGGCTCGTCAACTCCGATCCCCGCCGCACCGGCCTCAACACTGAGTTCATGGCGCTGGCCAACCACCGCAAGGTGATCGGCGCCGAGCTGAAGGCCTACGCCGAGCGGGTGCGCGACATCGAGACCGCCGCGGTGACCGTTGCCCTGCGCGCCCACGGCGTGGACCTCGAGGCCTTTCCGCCGATCGTGATCTCGATGCTGCTGGCCCAGATGGCCCGCAGCCTGTGCAACGAGGTCGCCATCGGCGTCACCGACGGGCACGACCAGATGTCGTCGTTCATCGAACGATTCCTGGTCCAGTACGACGCGAGCGCGTCACCCGGAACCGACCGCTGA
- a CDS encoding cytochrome P450 codes for MTDLASADYFTDATIAQDPYDYYEHLRSHGPVYREPHHGVVAVTGYAEVMAAFKDTDSFSAVNAIGGPFPPLPFEPDGDDITAQIEAHRHEFPIHEHMVVMDPPAHERARSLLSRLLTPRRLAENEEFMWELVDTQLDEFIGNQRCEFLSEYARPFATLAITDLLGVPAEDRAEFRRALGAEKPEGNRVGALDGAAVGLNPLEYLDDKFSAYIAERRRDPRNDVLGGMAAATYPDGSVPELLEVVRPATFLFAAGQETVTKLLSAAVQTLGDRPELQRQLREHRKSIPAFIEEALRMESPTKVDFRLARKTTTLGGVRIPAGTVVMLCLGAANRDPAKFEDPHEFRLDRKNVREHIAFGRGIHTCAGAPLARVEGRITVHRLLDRMRDITVSTEAHGPAHDRRYDYESTFLLRGLTDLHIEFTPVEAS; via the coding sequence ATGACTGATCTCGCCTCGGCGGACTACTTCACCGACGCCACCATCGCGCAGGATCCTTACGACTACTACGAGCACCTGCGCAGTCACGGTCCCGTCTACCGGGAGCCGCACCACGGGGTCGTTGCGGTGACCGGCTACGCCGAGGTGATGGCGGCGTTCAAGGACACCGACTCGTTCTCTGCGGTCAATGCCATCGGCGGGCCGTTCCCGCCGCTTCCGTTCGAGCCCGACGGCGATGACATCACCGCCCAGATCGAGGCACACCGGCACGAGTTCCCGATCCACGAGCACATGGTGGTCATGGATCCACCTGCCCACGAACGGGCCCGGTCGCTGCTCAGCAGGCTCCTCACGCCGCGCAGGCTCGCCGAGAACGAGGAGTTCATGTGGGAACTCGTCGACACCCAGCTCGACGAGTTCATCGGCAACCAGCGGTGCGAGTTCCTGTCGGAGTACGCCAGGCCGTTCGCGACCCTGGCCATCACCGACCTGCTCGGCGTGCCCGCGGAAGACCGTGCCGAGTTCCGTCGGGCGCTCGGAGCCGAGAAGCCGGAGGGCAACCGCGTCGGTGCCCTCGACGGTGCGGCGGTGGGGCTCAACCCGCTGGAGTACCTCGACGACAAGTTCAGCGCCTACATCGCGGAACGACGGCGCGATCCGCGCAACGACGTGCTCGGCGGCATGGCTGCCGCCACCTATCCCGACGGTTCGGTGCCCGAGCTGCTCGAGGTCGTCCGGCCCGCCACGTTCCTGTTCGCAGCCGGCCAGGAGACCGTCACGAAACTGCTCAGCGCCGCGGTTCAGACGCTCGGCGATCGGCCGGAGCTGCAGCGACAGCTTCGTGAGCATCGAAAGTCGATACCGGCGTTCATCGAGGAGGCGTTGCGGATGGAGAGTCCGACCAAGGTCGACTTCCGCCTGGCACGCAAGACGACCACGCTGGGTGGCGTGCGCATCCCCGCCGGCACGGTGGTGATGCTGTGCCTGGGCGCCGCCAATCGCGACCCCGCCAAGTTCGAGGATCCGCACGAGTTCCGCCTGGACCGCAAGAACGTGCGCGAGCACATCGCCTTCGGCCGCGGCATCCACACCTGCGCAGGCGCTCCACTGGCTCGCGTCGAAGGGCGGATCACCGTGCACCGCCTCCTCGACCGCATGCGCGACATCACCGTCAGCACCGAGGCACATGGCCCTGCCCACGACCGGCGGTACGACTACGAGTCGACGTTCCTGCTGCGCGGGCTAACCGACCTGCACATCGAGTTCACGCCCGTCGAAGCGTCGTGA
- a CDS encoding TetR family transcriptional regulator, giving the protein MGKVEAAEAGSRQPDGRILDIVVEMLETDGYDAVALREVARRARTSLATIYKRWANRDELILAALQAWMTENRYSRMPRPARAPDESMSDGLTRLFRAIFEPWEQHPAMLAAFYRARSSPGGQALLHQGLDVVVPAGMEVLAGVDERFIADLDAVMSSLVYGLLGRFTAGEIAITDIVPALERAVYWMTSGYDATARARLEG; this is encoded by the coding sequence GTGGGGAAAGTCGAAGCGGCAGAGGCTGGTTCACGCCAGCCAGATGGCCGAATCCTCGACATCGTCGTCGAGATGCTCGAAACGGACGGCTACGACGCCGTTGCGTTGCGCGAGGTCGCCCGCCGCGCACGGACGTCCCTGGCGACCATCTACAAGCGGTGGGCCAACCGAGACGAACTGATCCTCGCCGCGCTGCAGGCCTGGATGACCGAGAACCGCTACTCCCGGATGCCACGGCCGGCGCGGGCTCCGGACGAATCCATGTCCGACGGTCTCACCCGGCTCTTCCGCGCCATCTTCGAACCGTGGGAGCAACACCCCGCGATGCTGGCCGCCTTCTATCGAGCCAGGTCCTCCCCGGGCGGCCAGGCGCTGCTGCACCAGGGCTTGGACGTCGTCGTCCCCGCAGGCATGGAGGTGCTCGCAGGCGTCGACGAGCGGTTCATCGCCGACCTCGATGCCGTGATGTCCAGCCTGGTCTACGGCCTGCTCGGCAGGTTCACCGCCGGCGAGATCGCGATCACCGACATCGTGCCCGCCCTGGAGCGGGCCGTGTACTGGATGACCAGTGGCTACGACGCGACGGCTCGGGCTCGGCTCGAGGGGTGA